A region of Pyxidicoccus parkwaysis DNA encodes the following proteins:
- a CDS encoding metallopeptidase family protein, giving the protein MSRRGLLALCLLLSACKRNAPAPAVPDAGAQATSTAGASATQPSASGDAPSMIPGDATHRVQPLAVCRADGAAPLDAARRYFDDGRFEEALSCAAQAAALEPDLAAAHAERGVALAALGREAEAQLAYARALAIDPGDPDALLGSAHLYAVQLPSTRERDELGALYAERGLSQPNTPPELVPHLALVAAMAFNDLGQSEEALARAAIVLAREPGNKEALYERALALFELCRFAEARTAFSALVDDEERAAHAHQHLGLLMEREGKWKLAQTHFDKARKLAPEDFPAPPLPSEEEFRADVARAVAALPADMRGDLAGVPVSAEELPADADLLANQPPLSPTILGLFRGPPLNEPCDGTETPCRSVVLYRRNLARAVRTPDELREQIRVTLLHEIGHLRGEDDEELAARGLE; this is encoded by the coding sequence ATGTCGCGGCGCGGTCTGCTCGCCCTCTGTCTCCTCCTGTCTGCCTGCAAACGGAACGCTCCGGCCCCAGCCGTGCCGGACGCGGGGGCCCAGGCCACGTCCACGGCGGGCGCCTCCGCCACACAGCCGTCAGCTTCCGGTGACGCGCCCTCCATGATTCCGGGGGACGCCACCCACCGGGTGCAGCCGCTCGCGGTGTGCCGCGCGGACGGCGCCGCCCCGCTGGACGCCGCGCGCCGCTACTTCGACGACGGCCGCTTCGAGGAGGCCCTGTCCTGCGCCGCGCAGGCCGCCGCCCTGGAGCCGGACCTCGCCGCCGCCCACGCCGAGCGCGGTGTCGCCCTCGCCGCCCTCGGCCGCGAAGCCGAGGCGCAGCTCGCCTATGCGCGCGCGCTCGCCATCGACCCGGGAGACCCGGACGCGCTGCTCGGCTCGGCGCACCTGTACGCGGTGCAGCTGCCCTCCACGCGTGAGCGCGACGAATTGGGCGCCCTCTACGCCGAGCGCGGCCTGTCCCAGCCCAACACGCCGCCGGAGCTGGTGCCGCACCTCGCGCTGGTGGCGGCCATGGCCTTCAATGACTTGGGCCAGTCCGAGGAGGCCCTCGCGCGCGCCGCCATCGTCCTGGCCCGCGAGCCGGGCAACAAGGAGGCCCTCTATGAGCGCGCCCTCGCCCTCTTCGAGCTGTGCCGCTTCGCGGAGGCCCGCACGGCCTTCTCCGCGCTGGTGGACGACGAGGAGCGCGCCGCGCACGCGCACCAGCACCTCGGGCTGCTGATGGAGCGCGAGGGCAAGTGGAAGCTGGCGCAGACCCACTTCGACAAGGCCCGGAAGCTGGCGCCGGAGGACTTCCCCGCGCCGCCGCTGCCCTCGGAGGAGGAGTTCCGCGCCGACGTGGCCCGCGCCGTGGCCGCGCTGCCCGCCGACATGCGCGGGGATTTGGCGGGCGTGCCCGTCAGCGCCGAGGAGCTGCCCGCGGACGCGGACCTGCTGGCCAACCAGCCCCCGCTGTCGCCCACGATTCTGGGCCTCTTCCGGGGGCCCCCGCTGAACGAGCCCTGTGACGGCACGGAGACGCCGTGCCGCTCCGTGGTGCTCTACCGGCGCAACCTGGCGCGCGCGGTGCGGACGCCGGACGAGCTGCGCGAGCAGATTCGCGTGACGTTGCTCCACGAAATCGGGCACCTTCGCGGCGAGGACGACGAAGAGCTGGCCGCGCGCGGCCTGGAGTGA
- a CDS encoding TolB family protein: MTKRVVVSALCCALWVLTTGCGDECTDAFDCRNDNGQPPQGQEWVCNADNKCEQRPLATPAEDAGTDAGTGEEDSGTPVDAGTDAGMPVDAGTDAGTMMEDAGTDAGSMSVPKGEACVSSMDCQQGLRCEGTPSLCQAMYVAVTATADTGGEPHALIMRYDTPGMVPLTDTGTSSRYPRWGPSGARIAFAQDSVETGTNSGNKAGELVLRDVPLVENQATVLADGGTGSTEQFRYMEWEPGPSILYVRRAGGSSSGISLVPTDGGSVAEATQSGTFPDWAGDGKSFAFSTATLGLSVLTVGGATTPIASSGETAEQPHYNRTNNQLLFLRKDATKPAGFDTSLFLVPVTGGTVQMIADFTTESATGGSIDSYIANPIWSPDGTLAAYVRAYFFNPTSGTPELCGGGSTPCAGRPGNIIFVRRINSATGEGAAAEASFVEGGTLPSFSPDGRFLAYVKGGQLYIQQIDPATGLPASGVDAIVHPKGGFTIQTSAGDDHRPRWQPK; encoded by the coding sequence ATGACCAAGCGAGTCGTTGTCAGCGCGCTGTGCTGCGCGCTGTGGGTGCTCACGACGGGTTGTGGGGATGAGTGTACCGATGCATTCGACTGCCGTAACGACAATGGGCAGCCGCCCCAGGGACAGGAGTGGGTCTGCAACGCGGACAACAAGTGCGAGCAGCGCCCGCTGGCGACGCCCGCGGAGGACGCGGGGACCGACGCGGGGACGGGTGAGGAGGACTCGGGCACGCCGGTAGATGCGGGTACCGACGCGGGAATGCCGGTGGATGCCGGCACCGACGCGGGCACGATGATGGAGGATGCCGGCACCGACGCGGGCAGCATGAGTGTGCCCAAGGGTGAGGCGTGCGTCTCGTCGATGGACTGCCAGCAGGGCCTGCGCTGCGAGGGGACGCCGTCCCTGTGCCAGGCCATGTACGTGGCCGTCACCGCCACGGCGGACACGGGCGGAGAGCCCCACGCCCTCATCATGCGCTACGACACGCCGGGCATGGTGCCGCTGACGGACACCGGCACGAGCAGCCGCTATCCGCGCTGGGGCCCGAGCGGCGCGCGCATCGCGTTCGCGCAGGATTCCGTCGAGACGGGCACGAACTCCGGGAACAAGGCGGGTGAGCTGGTCCTGCGCGACGTCCCGCTCGTGGAAAATCAGGCGACGGTCCTCGCGGACGGCGGCACCGGCAGCACCGAGCAGTTCCGCTACATGGAGTGGGAGCCGGGCCCGTCCATTCTCTACGTGCGCCGCGCGGGTGGCAGCTCGTCGGGCATCTCCCTGGTTCCGACGGACGGTGGCTCGGTGGCGGAGGCCACGCAGAGCGGGACGTTCCCCGACTGGGCTGGCGACGGGAAGTCGTTCGCGTTCAGCACGGCCACGCTGGGGTTGTCGGTGCTCACCGTTGGCGGTGCGACCACGCCCATCGCGAGCTCCGGAGAAACCGCGGAGCAGCCGCACTACAACCGGACCAACAACCAGCTGCTGTTCCTCCGGAAGGATGCGACGAAGCCCGCGGGCTTCGACACCTCGCTCTTCCTGGTTCCCGTCACGGGCGGCACGGTGCAGATGATTGCGGACTTCACGACCGAGAGCGCCACGGGAGGAAGCATCGACTCGTACATCGCCAACCCCATCTGGTCTCCGGATGGGACGCTGGCCGCCTACGTCCGGGCCTACTTCTTCAATCCCACGAGCGGTACTCCGGAGCTCTGCGGCGGCGGCAGCACGCCGTGCGCGGGCCGGCCCGGCAACATCATCTTCGTCCGTCGCATCAACTCGGCGACGGGTGAGGGCGCGGCGGCCGAGGCCTCCTTCGTCGAAGGCGGCACGCTCCCGTCGTTCTCGCCGGATGGCCGCTTCCTCGCGTACGTGAAGGGAGGCCAGCTCTACATCCAGCAGATCGACCCGGCCACGGGACTGCCGGCTTCCGGCGTGGATGCCATCGTCCACCCGAAGGGTGGCTTCACCATCCAGACCAGCGCTGGTGACGACCACCGGCCGCGCTGGCAGCCCAAGTAG
- a CDS encoding DHH family phosphoesterase — translation MNVQVLFHDSCFDGAASAAVFSRFYRERIRPDADFRYLGLAHKPGAEGIDAAVFTGEENVIVDFRYSQDPRLTWWFDHHVSAFQQPGDEAHFRADTSGRKFHDAHRKSCTKYLADVAKERFGWDASPMADLIHWAEIIDGAQFPTPQMAVALEEPALRIMTVLEANKDPALIPEVIRRMQTESLADIAASPLIATPLAPLLERHRGHIDLVRAKARYERGVVFFDLVDEGVDSLNKFIAYALYPNARYTLWVGKGASRAKVSLGSNPWKPELRKHDLAAIAGRYGGGGHPVVAAASFKADQADKARAAYAEILAELSTAG, via the coding sequence ATGAACGTCCAGGTCCTCTTCCACGACAGTTGCTTCGACGGCGCCGCCAGCGCGGCCGTCTTCTCGCGCTTCTACCGGGAGCGCATCCGCCCGGACGCGGACTTCCGGTACCTGGGGCTCGCGCACAAGCCGGGCGCGGAGGGCATCGACGCGGCCGTCTTCACCGGCGAGGAGAACGTCATCGTCGACTTCCGCTACAGCCAGGACCCGAGGCTCACCTGGTGGTTCGACCACCACGTCTCGGCCTTCCAGCAGCCCGGCGACGAGGCGCACTTCCGCGCGGATACCAGTGGCCGCAAGTTCCACGACGCGCACCGCAAGAGCTGCACGAAGTACCTCGCGGACGTGGCGAAGGAGCGCTTCGGCTGGGACGCCTCGCCCATGGCGGACCTCATCCACTGGGCGGAAATCATCGACGGCGCGCAGTTCCCCACGCCGCAGATGGCCGTCGCGCTGGAGGAGCCCGCGCTGCGCATCATGACGGTGCTGGAGGCCAACAAGGACCCGGCCCTCATCCCCGAGGTCATCCGCCGCATGCAGACGGAGTCGCTCGCGGACATCGCCGCGTCGCCGCTCATCGCCACGCCGCTGGCCCCGCTGCTGGAGCGTCACCGCGGCCACATCGACCTGGTGCGCGCGAAGGCCCGCTACGAGCGCGGCGTCGTCTTCTTCGATTTGGTGGACGAGGGCGTGGACAGCCTCAACAAGTTCATCGCCTACGCCCTCTACCCGAACGCGCGCTACACGCTGTGGGTGGGGAAGGGGGCCTCGCGCGCCAAGGTGTCGCTGGGCTCCAACCCGTGGAAGCCCGAGCTGCGCAAGCACGACCTCGCCGCCATTGCCGGCCGCTACGGCGGAGGCGGGCACCCCGTCGTCGCCGCGGCCAGCTTCAAGGCGGACCAGGCCGACAAGGCCCGCGCCGCGTACGCCGAAATCCTCGCGGAGCTGTCCACCGCGGGCTGA
- a CDS encoding tRNA threonylcarbamoyladenosine dehydratase, protein MNTQPTVTPETETPPASPAAQAPGDNSLARPFKLSRRFDRTGRLLGDSAMERLANARVVVFGLGGVGSYAAEGLVRSGIGHLTLVDHDDVCVTNTNRQLHATVKSVGKSKAELMGQRCQEINPQAKVTALREFYREEVAEQMLQAGQYDFVVDAIDNVKAKLHLLHRCVTLGIPVVSSMGAAGRLDPTAIRVEDLSETHMDPFAKDIRKLLKRKHGVETDRHTGITAVYSIEARRMPVALQYDDATDGFLCVCPQDNDFHTCDHRTQIDGSVAFVTSCFGMNAAGVVVRRLASAR, encoded by the coding sequence ATGAACACGCAGCCGACCGTCACCCCCGAGACCGAGACTCCGCCCGCCTCCCCGGCCGCTCAGGCCCCGGGGGACAACTCGCTCGCCCGTCCCTTCAAGCTCTCCCGGCGCTTCGACCGCACGGGCCGGCTGCTGGGTGACTCCGCGATGGAGCGGCTGGCCAACGCGCGCGTGGTGGTGTTCGGCCTGGGCGGCGTGGGCAGCTACGCGGCGGAGGGCCTCGTGCGCAGCGGCATCGGTCACCTGACGCTGGTGGACCACGACGACGTGTGCGTCACCAACACCAACCGCCAGCTCCACGCGACGGTGAAGAGCGTGGGCAAGAGCAAGGCGGAGCTGATGGGCCAGCGCTGCCAGGAAATCAATCCGCAGGCGAAGGTGACGGCGCTGCGCGAGTTCTACCGCGAGGAGGTGGCCGAGCAGATGCTCCAGGCCGGCCAGTACGACTTCGTGGTGGACGCCATCGACAACGTGAAGGCGAAGCTGCACCTCTTGCACCGCTGCGTGACGCTGGGCATTCCGGTGGTCAGCTCCATGGGCGCCGCGGGCCGGCTGGACCCCACGGCCATCCGCGTGGAGGACCTGTCCGAGACGCACATGGACCCGTTCGCCAAGGACATCCGCAAGCTGCTCAAGCGCAAGCACGGCGTGGAGACGGACCGGCACACCGGCATCACCGCCGTCTACTCCATCGAAGCGCGGCGGATGCCGGTGGCGCTCCAGTACGACGACGCCACCGACGGCTTCCTCTGCGTGTGCCCGCAGGACAACGACTTCCACACGTGCGACCACCGCACGCAGATTGACGGCAGCGTGGCCTTCGTCACGTCGTGCTTCGGCATGAATGCCGCCGGCGTGGTGGTGCGGCGGCTGGCGTCGGCGCGGTAG
- a CDS encoding PD-(D/E)XK nuclease family protein translates to MRRPTLSNDFSWSKSRHEKFSECLRAYYLYYYRSWGGWEADAAKDVRELYVLKKLANRFSWAGSVVHESIKDVLLDWQAGRVVDPAVVEARARKLMQDDFRHSRGKGYWTAKYRKQFTGLVEHEYGDVVPDEAWKQNWETVRGALAWFFASRWPVIAKGLKPQQWLEVDAGFDFAHFTLDGLKVFAIPDFAFVDADGTTVVVDWKTGKARDGYDEQVLGYALYVSQRYRVPVEKVRASLVYLNEGKEQDVTVDPAAMESFHRHFEGSVAKMRALLKDPATNTPLDASAFPPTEELSACARCVFRRPCGREAAVAELAQQRQQQVA, encoded by the coding sequence ATGCGGCGTCCCACCCTCAGCAACGACTTCTCCTGGTCCAAGAGCCGTCACGAGAAGTTCTCCGAGTGTCTCCGTGCGTATTACCTCTACTACTACCGCTCCTGGGGCGGGTGGGAGGCGGACGCGGCGAAGGACGTGCGGGAGTTGTACGTGCTGAAGAAGCTGGCCAACCGCTTCAGTTGGGCGGGCAGCGTGGTGCACGAGAGCATCAAGGACGTGCTGCTGGACTGGCAGGCGGGGCGGGTGGTGGACCCGGCGGTGGTGGAGGCGCGGGCCCGCAAGCTGATGCAGGACGACTTCCGTCACTCGCGCGGCAAGGGGTACTGGACGGCGAAGTACCGCAAGCAGTTCACCGGCCTGGTGGAGCACGAGTACGGCGACGTGGTGCCGGACGAGGCCTGGAAGCAGAACTGGGAGACGGTGCGCGGCGCGCTCGCGTGGTTCTTCGCCTCGCGCTGGCCGGTCATTGCCAAGGGCCTGAAGCCGCAGCAGTGGCTGGAGGTGGACGCGGGTTTCGACTTCGCGCACTTCACCCTGGATGGCCTCAAGGTGTTCGCCATTCCGGACTTCGCCTTCGTGGACGCGGACGGCACCACGGTGGTGGTGGACTGGAAGACGGGCAAGGCGCGGGACGGGTACGACGAGCAGGTGCTCGGCTACGCGCTCTACGTGTCGCAGCGCTACCGCGTCCCGGTGGAGAAGGTGCGCGCCTCGCTGGTGTACCTCAACGAGGGCAAGGAACAGGACGTGACGGTGGACCCGGCGGCAATGGAGTCCTTCCACCGGCACTTCGAGGGCAGCGTGGCGAAGATGCGCGCGCTCCTGAAGGACCCGGCCACCAACACGCCGCTGGACGCGTCCGCCTTCCCGCCCACGGAGGAGCTGTCCGCCTGCGCGCGCTGCGTCTTCCGCCGTCCGTGTGGCCGCGAGGCCGCCGTGGCGGAGCTGGCGCAGCAGCGCCAGCAGCAGGTGGCCTGA
- a CDS encoding Maf family protein: protein MRDLILASTSSARRALMNGLGIPYRTEAPGVNEDVSPHLSAEEAVLELAARKARAVQDRNPGAWVLGADQLVEVGGEILTKPADRDAARRQLGKLLGRTHDIHTGVCLVGPGGHITEVVERARLTFFRVSSDELERYLDLEEWHGCCGSYRVEGAGQALLERLEGDRSNVQGLPMVAVVRLLRQAGFPFFERR, encoded by the coding sequence ATGCGAGACCTGATTCTGGCGTCGACGTCGAGCGCCCGGCGGGCCCTGATGAACGGGCTGGGCATCCCCTATCGCACCGAGGCCCCGGGCGTGAACGAGGACGTGTCCCCCCACCTGTCCGCCGAGGAGGCCGTGCTGGAGCTGGCGGCGCGCAAGGCCCGCGCGGTGCAGGACCGCAACCCGGGCGCGTGGGTGCTGGGCGCGGACCAGCTGGTGGAGGTGGGCGGCGAAATCCTCACCAAGCCCGCGGACAGGGATGCCGCTCGCCGACAGCTCGGCAAGCTGCTCGGGCGCACGCACGACATCCACACCGGTGTGTGCCTCGTGGGGCCGGGCGGCCACATCACCGAGGTCGTGGAGCGCGCGCGGCTCACCTTCTTCCGCGTGTCCTCCGACGAGCTGGAGCGCTACCTGGATTTGGAGGAGTGGCACGGCTGCTGCGGCAGCTACCGCGTGGAGGGCGCCGGGCAGGCGCTGCTGGAGCGGCTCGAGGGAGACCGCTCCAACGTGCAGGGCCTGCCCATGGTGGCCGTGGTGCGCCTCTTGCGGCAGGCGGGCTTCCCGTTCTTCGAGCGGCGGTAG
- a CDS encoding class I SAM-dependent rRNA methyltransferase: MPPQAALPVARTTPKGAKSLRRGNPWLYRTELAAPPDVKGPGAVVLVVDSQGNPIGQALYARRSPLALRLLTRKGPAEEKVDDTFFRRRLEASLARRAPLSGRDGLRLVHGEADLLPGLFVDRYGKGLTLQTLSEGMDARKEMLARMLAELTGATHVVARDDGSGRDFEGLPREARLLHGEGEARFTYHEGENRFEVDLLGDMKTGAFLDQVDNHLRAGELARGEGLDLFSYHGGFALSLARNCTSVLAVEQDAKAAARAKANAEANGRTNVTVDNANAFDVLHRFDSEGRRFDTIVLDPPGLAKRREGLATALRAYHELNLRALRCLKPDGLLVTCSCSGKLDRAGFEEMVLEAAADAKRPVQILERRGAGLDHPVLGGLLETEYLKALYVRAL, translated from the coding sequence ATGCCCCCCCAAGCAGCGCTCCCCGTGGCTCGCACCACCCCGAAGGGAGCCAAGTCGCTCCGCCGGGGCAACCCCTGGCTGTACCGCACCGAGCTGGCCGCCCCGCCCGACGTGAAGGGCCCCGGCGCCGTGGTGCTCGTGGTGGACTCGCAGGGCAACCCCATTGGCCAGGCGCTCTACGCCCGCCGCTCGCCGCTGGCGCTGCGCCTGCTCACGCGCAAGGGGCCCGCAGAGGAGAAGGTGGATGACACCTTCTTCCGCCGCCGGCTGGAGGCCTCGCTCGCGCGCCGCGCCCCGCTGTCCGGCCGGGACGGCCTGCGCCTCGTGCACGGCGAGGCGGACCTGCTGCCCGGCCTCTTCGTGGACCGCTACGGCAAGGGCCTCACGCTGCAGACGCTCTCCGAGGGCATGGACGCGCGCAAGGAGATGCTGGCGCGCATGCTGGCGGAGCTCACCGGCGCCACCCACGTCGTCGCCCGCGACGACGGCTCCGGTCGCGACTTCGAGGGCCTGCCCCGCGAGGCGCGCCTCCTCCACGGCGAAGGTGAAGCCCGATTCACCTATCATGAGGGCGAGAATCGCTTCGAGGTGGACCTCCTCGGCGACATGAAGACGGGCGCCTTCCTGGACCAGGTGGACAACCACCTGCGCGCCGGAGAGTTGGCGCGCGGCGAGGGCCTGGACCTCTTCAGCTACCACGGCGGCTTCGCGCTCTCGCTCGCGCGAAACTGCACCTCGGTGCTCGCGGTGGAGCAGGACGCGAAGGCCGCCGCGCGCGCGAAGGCCAACGCCGAGGCCAACGGCCGCACCAATGTCACCGTGGATAACGCCAACGCCTTCGACGTGCTGCACCGCTTCGACTCGGAGGGCCGGCGCTTCGACACCATCGTCCTGGACCCGCCGGGGCTGGCCAAGCGCCGCGAGGGCCTGGCCACCGCGCTGCGCGCCTACCACGAGCTGAACCTGCGCGCCCTGCGCTGCCTCAAGCCGGACGGGCTGCTCGTCACCTGCTCCTGCTCCGGCAAGCTGGACCGCGCCGGCTTCGAGGAGATGGTGCTGGAGGCCGCCGCGGACGCGAAGCGGCCGGTGCAGATTCTGGAGCGCCGCGGCGCCGGGCTGGACCACCCGGTGCTCGGCGGCCTGCTGGAGACCGAGTACCTCAAGGCCC
- a CDS encoding TatD family hydrolase codes for MIDTHCHLDATRFDLDRGAVLERAWAAGLHGIVIPGVGPHDWEPLLELSRNDARLQVGLGIHPQLLPEMPPEEDEAVLEHLDALLSKGGSAAVGECGLDGPSLPGAPLERQVHVLRRHLALARKHGLPVLMHCHRLHPALIDLFKQEELPEAGVLMHSYSGGVELARFYLQKGCHFSFAGPVTWAEARKPLDALRAIPLERLMAETDAPDQAPTPHRGERSEPGYLPRIIEGMARVRGEPVDVVAQQTTENARRLFREAFPPPSR; via the coding sequence ATGATAGACACCCACTGCCACCTCGATGCGACACGCTTCGACCTTGACCGCGGCGCCGTGCTCGAGCGCGCCTGGGCCGCGGGCCTCCACGGCATCGTGATTCCCGGCGTCGGCCCGCATGACTGGGAGCCCCTGCTCGAGCTGTCCCGGAACGACGCACGCCTCCAGGTGGGCCTCGGCATCCACCCGCAGCTCCTTCCGGAGATGCCGCCCGAGGAGGACGAGGCCGTCCTGGAGCATCTCGACGCCCTGCTCTCGAAGGGAGGCTCTGCGGCCGTGGGCGAGTGTGGCCTCGACGGCCCCTCCCTCCCCGGCGCTCCACTGGAGCGACAGGTGCACGTGCTGCGGCGGCACCTCGCGCTGGCGCGCAAGCACGGGCTGCCGGTGCTGATGCACTGCCACCGGCTGCACCCCGCGCTCATCGACCTGTTCAAGCAGGAGGAATTGCCCGAGGCCGGCGTGCTCATGCACAGCTACAGCGGCGGCGTTGAATTGGCGCGCTTCTACCTCCAGAAGGGCTGCCACTTCTCCTTCGCCGGGCCCGTCACGTGGGCGGAGGCGCGCAAGCCGCTGGACGCGCTGCGGGCCATTCCCCTGGAGCGGCTGATGGCGGAGACGGACGCCCCGGACCAGGCGCCCACGCCGCACCGGGGAGAGCGCTCGGAGCCGGGCTACCTGCCCCGCATCATCGAGGGCATGGCCCGCGTCCGGGGCGAGCCCGTCGACGTGGTCGCCCAGCAGACGACCGAGAACGCGCGTAGGCTGTTCCGGGAAGCTTTCCCCCCGCCTTCGCGGTAG
- a CDS encoding DUF2934 domain-containing protein — protein sequence MARNTANKQTPHTEPASMHARTHSTEPATSAHRNNPTHEQIARRAYEIFLARRGSPGNPEQDWFQAERELRLGRQ from the coding sequence ATGGCACGCAATACCGCCAACAAGCAGACGCCCCACACGGAACCGGCCAGCATGCACGCGCGAACTCACAGCACCGAGCCCGCGACGTCGGCCCACCGCAACAACCCCACGCACGAGCAGATTGCCCGGCGCGCCTACGAAATCTTCCTCGCCCGCCGCGGCTCGCCCGGCAATCCCGAGCAGGACTGGTTCCAGGCGGAGCGCGAGCTCAGGCTCGGCCGCCAGTAG
- the mutY gene encoding A/G-specific adenine glycosylase: protein MRGPLLGWYDRNKRDLPWRRTKDPYAIWLSEVMLQQTQVSTVIPYWERFLTRFPTALALAAAPLDDVLAGWKGLGYYSRARNLHRAAQEVVSRFGGRLPATAEELLTLPGFGRYTAGAVASIAFGEEAPLVDGNVARVLSRLFEVEGLPGDREREATLWHLATALVKGERPGDFNQALMEHGATVCRPESPLCLLCPVRDACLAFRKGRVDELPPAKVRATPKKLTLALAVWPHAGTLLFARRADAGLFGGLWELPAAEVDEDLPAPEAATRLAAALGTEVKLEGALGTVKRQLTHRDLTLRLLRVSGPQRPTRTPAFQELRWCTPDEASALGMSTAMQRALDTALASGVLRGG from the coding sequence GTGCGTGGGCCGCTGCTCGGCTGGTACGACCGCAACAAGCGCGACCTGCCGTGGCGCCGCACGAAGGACCCGTATGCCATCTGGCTGAGCGAGGTCATGCTCCAGCAGACGCAGGTCTCCACCGTCATCCCCTACTGGGAGCGCTTCCTCACGCGCTTCCCCACGGCGCTCGCGCTGGCCGCCGCGCCGCTGGATGACGTGCTCGCCGGATGGAAGGGGCTCGGCTACTACAGCCGCGCTCGCAACCTGCACCGCGCCGCGCAGGAGGTGGTGTCCCGCTTCGGCGGCCGCCTCCCCGCCACCGCCGAGGAGCTCCTCACCCTGCCCGGCTTCGGCCGCTACACCGCAGGCGCCGTGGCCTCCATCGCCTTCGGTGAGGAAGCCCCGCTCGTCGACGGCAACGTGGCTCGCGTGCTGTCCCGCCTCTTCGAGGTGGAAGGCCTCCCCGGAGACCGCGAGCGCGAGGCCACGCTGTGGCACCTCGCCACCGCGCTGGTGAAGGGCGAGCGCCCCGGTGACTTCAACCAGGCCCTCATGGAGCACGGCGCCACCGTGTGCCGGCCGGAGAGCCCGCTGTGCCTCCTGTGTCCCGTGCGCGACGCGTGCCTCGCCTTCCGCAAGGGACGCGTGGATGAATTGCCTCCCGCCAAGGTGCGCGCCACGCCGAAGAAGCTGACGCTGGCGCTCGCCGTATGGCCGCACGCGGGCACGCTCCTCTTCGCGCGCCGCGCGGACGCGGGCCTCTTCGGTGGCCTGTGGGAGCTGCCCGCCGCCGAGGTGGACGAGGACCTTCCCGCGCCCGAGGCCGCCACGAGGCTCGCGGCCGCGCTGGGCACGGAGGTGAAGCTGGAGGGCGCGCTCGGCACGGTGAAGCGACAGCTCACCCACCGGGACCTCACGCTGCGCCTGCTCCGCGTGTCCGGCCCCCAGCGCCCCACGCGCACGCCCGCGTTCCAGGAGCTGCGCTGGTGCACACCCGACGAGGCCTCCGCGCTCGGCATGAGCACCGCCATGCAGCGCGCGCTGGACACCGCGCTCGCGTCGGGGGTGCTGCGCGGCGGCTGA
- a CDS encoding SDR family oxidoreductase, producing MKTQPFKGRTVLITGASAGIGRAAAKRFAAAGADVVLAARRTAELEDAAGEVTSLGVRALPVRCDVTRAEDVERLMRETEAAFGGLDVLVNNAGQGLYGPLEAISEAQLRQVFELNVFALWRVTRAALPLLRRRAGAQVMNVSSVLGHRGLPLLGGYCASKAAVNAMTDSLRAELAAEGIRVLLVSPGLTESEFRENRLHAEGWRQEAIPLKAMSAEEVADAMVRASLRGRRDTVLTLPGWVMVMANRWVPGLFDRVARRMAAAPKLTRKDS from the coding sequence ATGAAGACCCAACCCTTCAAGGGCCGGACGGTCCTCATCACGGGGGCTTCCGCTGGAATCGGTCGGGCGGCGGCGAAGCGGTTCGCGGCGGCGGGCGCGGATGTCGTCCTCGCGGCCCGGCGCACGGCGGAGCTGGAGGACGCGGCGGGTGAAGTGACGTCACTCGGCGTGAGGGCCCTGCCGGTCCGCTGCGACGTGACGCGCGCCGAGGACGTGGAGCGGCTGATGCGCGAGACGGAGGCCGCCTTCGGGGGGCTGGACGTGCTCGTCAACAACGCGGGCCAGGGGCTCTACGGGCCGCTGGAGGCGATCAGCGAGGCGCAGCTGCGGCAGGTGTTCGAGCTGAACGTGTTCGCGCTGTGGCGGGTGACTCGCGCGGCGCTGCCGCTGTTGCGCAGGCGGGCGGGGGCGCAGGTGATGAATGTCAGCTCGGTGCTGGGGCACCGGGGGCTGCCGCTGTTGGGCGGCTACTGCGCGTCCAAGGCCGCCGTGAATGCCATGACGGACTCGCTCCGTGCGGAGCTGGCCGCCGAGGGCATCCGTGTGCTTCTCGTGTCCCCGGGCCTCACGGAGAGCGAGTTCCGGGAGAATCGCCTGCACGCGGAAGGCTGGAGGCAGGAGGCCATTCCGCTCAAGGCGATGTCCGCCGAGGAGGTCGCCGACGCCATGGTGCGCGCGAGCCTGCGCGGGCGCCGCGACACGGTGCTCACGCTTCCGGGCTGGGTCATGGTGATGGCCAACCGGTGGGTGCCTGGACTGTTCGACCGCGTTGCCCGCCGCATGGCGGCCGCGCCGAAGCTGACGAGAAAGGACTCATGA